Sequence from the Oncorhynchus kisutch isolate 150728-3 linkage group LG12, Okis_V2, whole genome shotgun sequence genome:
CTaagcagctagctagcgttaCCTAGATAAACATAAATCAACCAAGTACCGTCTCCAACGCAAATTAAACACTACCCGAGGCATGTATGTAATGCGGTGTAGTTCAATTAGTCATATTGAGTTATATGGTGTTAAACGTCTAAACAATAAAAACACTAAGGTGAAATTTGTTTTTGACCACTGTTGACTTCCGTTTACTTCTTCTTCTATAATATTATGGCGGTCCTCAAACGTTAGTTACATTCCGCCACATTCTGTACTGGAGTGTGTAGTGAATCACAGCTAAATTAAtagactaaataaataaataaacatacaaataAACCCTCCTATCTAATCCTGTATTAGATATAAGAAAATTAAAAGAGCCCTGTACTTACATCAACACATGCATCACTGTTTCTTCAACCATACACTCTGTACACCAACCATTTGCATGCTTGCCAACCAAATATAAGGACGAGTTCAATGTACAATGTCCTAAACGCAAacaccacctcttccttcctaaTTTGAATCTTGGTCCACCGACCTTTCTATGGCCGGCATTTATTTGCCAGGTTCTGAGTCCCACCTCTTCTACCACACATCTATCATAATTGCTCTAATCTTACCTTTGGCCTCACCTCGTGGAGCATGAATATAAATTGCATCTTGTTTTTAAAGTCCTTTTGACTACCTGGGAACCAGCCACTTCCATTTACACTGAAAATAAAGGATCTTATTGGTTGGCGTCATAGCTCAAAATTAAATGtggttacattttttaaagtatgcAAGCTGTTTTTTGAAATATGGTACTGCTTATCACATTACACATAAAATGTCCTATGATCAGTATCTTTTAAGCAGAGAGCAGACTTGTTTAGAAAGAGCAGCATGTTAGCAAGAATAGATTAGAGCATAATAAAATGACTTTATTCCATCTAGTCAGTCAGGTAAATCCTGTCCTTGTTCTAGGCTAGGTTTACTGTCTCTCTAAAAACATATTTACACAAGCCTTTCAAATGTCAAGTTACCAAATGGTCAATGAGGGGTATGTGGTTAATTACCCTTTTTACCCCAAGACACTTCACATGATAACTATACTATGTCAGCTAAAGAATGGTTCCCAGATCTCCCCTGTGCACATCTCAAGCCCCACTGCTACGTTTCTCCCCGTTGTGGACACTCCTATGTCTGATAAGGTTATTCTAGAAGGAGAAGCTCTTGTAACATAGTTTGcacttgagatggtttgggattagttggaccacagagtgaaggaaaagcagtgctcagcatatatggaaactccttcaaggctgttggaaaaacattcctcatgaagctggttgagagaatgccaagagtgtgcaaagctgtcatcaaggcaaagggtggccactttgaagaatatcaaatatattttgatttgtttaacactttttttggttactacttgattccatatgtgttatttcatagttttgatgtgtacactattattctacaatatagaaaatagtaaaaataaagaaaaacctggaatgagtaggtgtgtcaacttttgactggtactgtgtatatatagatatatatattatagaTAACACCCTGTTCTTTCTAAACAGTCTGCTCTAAGTGTCACGGATACTGATCATGAAAAGTTGTGATTGTTAATTTGTATTTATGTATACTTCAGTGGTGGATACACTATGGctgtgatttttttaaatgaatttataaCGCAGCAAGCAATAGCATTTCAAAGAGCAGCTCAGAGCTTGTTCCATTTAATCACGCCCCATGACGCCAACCAATCAAATCCTTTCTCTTCAGTCTAAAAAGGAAGTAAACAGTGAGCGAGAACAATTTAAACGTTAGcgtttttattgttatttttttgacATTTATTAACCTAATGGAACTAAAAATATGACTAATTTAACTGCTAAGCATCACATACTTACCCCAAGTAGTCTTTAATTCGCGTTGGAGACAGGACTTGGTTGATGGATGTTATCTAGGTGACGCTAACTAGCTGCTAACAATGGCTGActgtatggtttttcacactcaaatagcctccattatggaggtgctagcgaatgcagccgtggcagagatctgtaaactcgtagacgatGACTAcgcagtgtttcgtttggaaataactcaaagccagaaagagAACCGGGGTTTGCGGAGGAAATTACAACTACTGGAACTGAAGGTGGCACGGGAGCGCGCAGAGAAGACAATACGAGAGCGCGTCGTCGCCAgtcgtcccagtagtgtcaagatcctcgaccgatacagaggaatggcaagaggtacattttgcCTCGTTCCCTTCTGACCACATGTGTTTGGATAGTATGCAATAATTCCAGTGATTTACTTTATCTTGCAAGAAGTTATGAGAAGTGTTACTTAACATCCTTGCCAATTCTAGACTGCGTCAAAACTCAATAGTGTACAATGATCAATAAAGCATTGAGCATTGACAGCACCTAACCTAACTACCTCTTTTCACCCAATCACTCTCTCAGGTGAAGGACAACTCACTGGAAGCCACAGGAACTTTGTGAAGCCAGCGGGCCTCAATACATGGAGAAATGATGAACCCATAGCTGTAGATGAAgggagtggaacctcaacccagcatgTTATCGTAATAGAGGTATGTGCAACAGTGGTCCATTAAAATTACAGTACATCAAATGTGACAAGTTTCAGAAAGGCTTCCCTCAGCTATTCACTTGCTTACATGTGCATCCAAATGTATCTGCCATAGGGGAGACTTCCCTACAGCATTGTTATCCATTTCCACTCATGTACTGGTAATAACCTCCCCTCTTTTTCTCAGTCTGCAGATGCAGAGGCTGCAGGCCCTGGGGTCAAGCAGGAGAGAtctgaaggagaggagaaccCACGGCACAGCAGAGACATCCAGAATGGACCCTATGAAGCCACGGAGGACCCCACCACCGCTGCTGCCGCATCCCAGCCCAGGACCCGACGCAGCATCATGGAGGTCAGTGGAAGGCCGGATGCCGTCCTCAATTCAGAGACAGACACCAAGACTTTAACTGTAACACACAGGCTCTTAGACACAGGATCTGAACAAatatcagacccagagagactggGGCAGGGGCCACTGGGCTGTCCTCCTGCTCTCGGCTCAGAGTACATACCGGTATTTCACCAGAGCCAGAGGCCTGTTCATTCCTGTGGGGATGGTGACACGTTAGAcactggtggtgatgatgatccGTCTTGTTCTTACACTACAGAGATGGACCCTGGCAACATATCCTTGGgtttagagagacagactgaTATGTTTAGAGGGGAATGGAACCGGTATagtagtagtgtatactctgaAGGGTGCCTAGATAAGAAAGAGGGGGTTATAGTCGTGGATGAGGTgactgtgaaagtggagggcgACACCCCTCTTCCATGGAATGTAGACAAGACTCACTTAGGGGAAGGACACTCACAGGGCAACACAAGTGACTTCTTAGACTACAGGGAAAGCTTAGAGACAAATCCAAATGTTACGACCCACTCCCCTTTACACGTGTTCAGGAATCGCGACCCAGTGTCTACGTCAATGGCACCTTCCGATTCACACAGCCGTGTCCTTTTCGATCAGGCATGGAACTCAAATGACAGGGCTAGAGTCCAGGCTCGGGGAGGGGGAGGAATATCGGGCGGTAGTAAAGAAaaacggttcctctgcatgttctgtagCAAAGGCTTCAGCTGCTCCCagaaggtggagatccaccagagggtccacacgggggagaaaccctacagctgtacccagtgtcacatgcggTTCACCCAGGCTGGTGACCTGAAGAGGCatcagagggtccacacaggggagaaaccttacagctgcccccagtgtgagaagaggttctcccgcCACCACCATTTGAAGATGCACTTGAaggtccacacaggagagaggccgTTTGTCTGAACGCACTGCTGGTAGAGGTTCCCAGAAAGGTGCTACCTCAgtatacaccagcagaaaaaacATTCCACTCTATAACACAGCTTCTGATGTTTAAATCAAACCCTGcattaaagaaagaaaaaaaaaatctttgttgTCTGCAGAAAAGACCCACATGCATTTGTAATAACGAGAGTAACAGATTTCAGTGTTTAATATTCCTGAGTAGAATATTGCATCCAGACATTGTGTGATATATGGAAATGTGTGAGCTGAAAAAGTCTGTTACATATTGTGTTTGTACCGTGTAGGCTATATGATGTTCACAAATGACTATTTCATTACTTCTGTTCAACTACTTAATTTTTTCTCAGACTCTTTTTGCAAATTTTTATTTGAGACATTTGTATGTGTGGTTTTCATATGGTGTATTTaaaatgtgtttgtttaataAACACAAAATGGGACATTTCATTCTGACTTTCATTGAAATTTCCTTATAGTATACTGCGCTTTAAGAAcatattcagatcccttgactatttccacatttgttacattttagaataaggctgtaaagtttcaattatttttttccccctcaatcttcacacaataccccataaggaaaaagcgaaaacaggtttttaagaaaaaaatacctcatttacataagtattcagaccttttgctatgagacacaaaattgagctctggtgcttcctgtttccattggtcatccttgagatgtttcaacagcttaattggagtccacctgtggtaaatttaatttattggacatgatttggaaaggcacacacctgtctatataaggtcccatatttgacagtgcatgtcagagcaaaaccatgtcatgaggttgaaggaattgtccttaaagcgcagagacaggattgtgtcgaggcacagatctggggaagggtaccaaaacatttctgcagcattgaaggtccccaagaacacagtggcctccatcattttaaatggaagaagtttggaaccaccaagactcttcttacagctggccgcccagccaaactgagcaatcgagggagaagggccttggtcagggaggtgaccaagaacctgatggtcactctgacagagctccagagttgctctgtggagatgggagaacctccctGAAGGACAAACAACTCTGCAGTgctccaccaatcatgcctttatggtagagtggccagacggaagccactcttcagtaaaagccacatgacagcccgcttggagtttgccaaaatgcacataaaatcttcaaacaagattctttggtctgatgaaaccaatattgaactcttggcctgaatgccaagcgtcaagtttggtggaaacctggcaccatccctacagtgttgcatggtggtggcag
This genomic interval carries:
- the LOC109901251 gene encoding zinc finger protein 184-like isoform X39, with protein sequence MADCMVFHTQIASIMEVLANAAVAEICKLVDDDYAVFRLEITQSQKENRGLRRKLQLLELKVARERAEKTIRERVVASRPSSVKILDRYRGMARGEGQLTGSHRNFVKPAGLNTWRNDEPIAVDEGSGTSTQHVIVIESADAEAAGPGVKQERSEGEENPRHSRDIQNGPYEATEDPTTAAAASQPRTRRSIMEVSGRPDAVLNSETDTKTLTVTHRLLDTGSEQISDPERLGQGPLGCPPALGSEYIPVFHQSQRPVHSCGDGDTLDTGGDDDPSCSYTTEMDPGNISLGLERQTDMFRGEWNRYSSSVYSEGCLDKKEGVIVVDEVTVKVEGDTPLPWNVDKTHLGEGHSQGNTSDFLDYRESLETNPNVTTHSPLHVFRNRDPVSTSMAPSDSHSRVLFDQAWNSNDRARVQARGGGGISGGSKEKRFLCMFCSKGFSCSQKVEIHQRVHTGEKPYSCTQCHMRFTQAGDLKRHQRVHTGEKPYSCPQCEKRFSRHHHLKMHLKVHTGERPFV
- the LOC109901251 gene encoding zinc finger protein 184-like isoform X36 translates to MANCMVFHTQIASIMEVLANAAVAEICKLVDDDYAVFRLEITQSQKENRALRRKLLELKVARERAERTIPERVLASRPSSVKILDRYRGMARGEGQLTGSHRNFVKPAGLNTWRNDEPIAVDEGSGTSTQHVIVIESADAEAAGPGVKQERSEGEENPRHSRDIQNGPYEATEDPTTAAAASQPRTRRSIMEVSGRPDAVLNSETDTKTLTVTHRLLDTGSEQISDPERLGQGPLGCPPALGSEYIPVFHQSQRPVHSCGDGDTLDTGGDDDPSCSYTTEMDPGNISLGLERQTDMFRGEWNRYSSSVYSEGCLDKKEGVIVVDEVTVKVEGDTPLPWNVDKTHLGEGHSQGNTSDFLDYRESLETNPNVTTHSPLHVFRNRDPVSTSMAPSDSHSRVLFDQAWNSNDRARVQARGGGGISGGSKEKRFLCMFCSKGFSCSQKVEIHQRVHTGEKPYSCTQCHMRFTQAGDLKRHQRVHTGEKPYSCPQCEKRFSRHHHLKMHLKVHTGERPFV
- the LOC109901251 gene encoding zinc finger protein 184-like isoform X35, which codes for MANVNCTVFHTQIASIMEVLANAAVAEICKVVDDDYAVFRLEITQSQKENRGLRRKLQLLEMKVARERAERIVRERALASRPSSVRILDRYRGMARGEGQLTGSHRNFVKPAGLNTWRNDEPIAVDEGSGTSTQHVIVIESADAEAAGPGVKQERSEGEENPRHSRDIQNGPYEATEDPTTAAAASQPRTRRSIMEVSGRPDAVLNSETDTKTLTVTHRLLDTGSEQISDPERLGQGPLGCPPALGSEYIPVFHQSQRPVHSCGDGDTLDTGGDDDPSCSYTTEMDPGNISLGLERQTDMFRGEWNRYSSSVYSEGCLDKKEGVIVVDEVTVKVEGDTPLPWNVDKTHLGEGHSQGNTSDFLDYRESLETNPNVTTHSPLHVFRNRDPVSTSMAPSDSHSRVLFDQAWNSNDRARVQARGGGGISGGSKEKRFLCMFCSKGFSCSQKVEIHQRVHTGEKPYSCTQCHMRFTQAGDLKRHQRVHTGEKPYSCPQCEKRFSRHHHLKMHLKVHTGERPFV